The Streptomyces racemochromogenes DNA segment GGGGCGGAGCGGGGTCCCGTCATGGTAGTTTTCTCGGACCCAAGCAGTCGTTGTATGCTGCTCAGGTTGCCCGTCGAGAGTCGGGTCATTCGTCCGGCAAGCCACTTCAGATCTCTGATTCCGGTGCGCCGGATTCCACCGTAATTGCATCTGAAGTCTTGGAGTGACCTGTGGCTGCCAACTGCGACGTTTGCGCCAAGGGGCCGAGCTTCGGCAACAACATCTCCCACTCGCACCGCCGCACCTCGCGTCGCTGGAACCCGAACATCCAGCGCGTCCGTGCCGTGGTCAATGGGACGCCGAAGCGCCTCAACGCCTGCACCTCGTGCATCAAGGCCGGCAAGGTCTCGCGCTGACGCCTCCCGTCGTCGTAGCGCAGCTCTTTCCGGTTGCCAAGAAGGCCGGTTCACCTCTGGTGAACCGGCCTTTTGCCTTGTCCGGGGCGGGAAGCGGCCTCGACGTCGAGGTGTGCCGGTCAGCGCCACCGCCAGGCGTGGTCCACCGGCCCGATGCCGCCGCCGAGGGCGAAGCCGGCCGCGATGGCGCCGGTGACGTACTCCTTGGCGGCCGTGACGGCCTCCGGCACGTCCAGGCCCTTGGCCAGGCCGGCGGCGATGGCGCTGGCGAGCGTGCAGCCGGTGCCGTGGGTGTGCCGGTTGTCGTGCCGGGGGGCCCGCAGCCACAGCTCGCGTGAGCCGTCGCTGAGCAGGTCCACGGCCTCGTCGCCGTGGGCCGCGAGGTGGCCGCCCTTGATCAGCGCCCAGCGGGGGCCGTAGCCGAGGACCGCGTCGGCGGCCCGGCGCATGTCGTCCTCGGTCTCCACGGCCAGCCCCGTGAGCTGGGCCACCTCGTCCAGGTTCGGGGTGGCGACCGTGGCCCTGGGCAGCAGTTCCCGCCGTACGGCGTCCAGCGCCGAGGCGGCGAGCAGCGCGTCCCCGTGCTTGGAGACGCCGACGGGGTCCACGACGGCCGGGGCGGGGGTGCCGGCCAGCAGTTCGGCCACCGTCTCCACGAGGACGGCCGAGGACAGCATCCCGGTCTTGACGGCGTGCACGCCGATGTCGTCGGCCACGGCCCGGTACTGGGCCGTGACGGCCTCGGCGGGCAGTTCCCAGGCCCCCTTCACGCCGAGGGAGTTCTGGGCGGTCACGGCGGTCACCACGCTCATGCCGTGCACGCCGAGGGCCAGCATGGTCTTGAGGTCGGCCTGGATGCCCGCGCCGCCGCCGGAGTCGGATCCGGCGACGGTCAGGCACAGCGGCGGGGCGGCCCCGGCGAGGCTCACGCGGTCTCCCCGTCGGCCGGGTCGGCGCCGAAGTGGTCCCAGCCGCCGGTGCTGGTCCACGGGGCGCCGTCCACGGTCACCTGGGGCAGGGCGGAGCGGTGCTGGACCGACCCGATGACCTTCCAGCGGGCCGGGAGCTTCACGTCGGGCGGGAAGGTGGCCACGATGGCGTGGTCCTCTCCCCCGGTGAGCACCCACTGGAGCGGGTCGACGCCGACGGCCTGGCCGATGTCGTGCATCTGGGTCGGGATGTCCACGGCGCCCGAGCGCAGGTCGATGCGGACCTTGCTGGCCTCGGCGATGTGCCCGAGGTCGGCGATCAGGCCGTCGCTGACGTCGGTCATGGCGGTGGCGCCGAGCCCGGCGGCCGCGGGACCCGCGTGGTAGGGCGGCTCGGGGCGCCGGTGGGCCTCGACGAAGGCCCGGGGGGAGCGGAAGCCGCGCGAGAGCACCGCGAAACCGGCCGCGGACCAGCCGAGCCAGCCGGTGACGGCGACGACGTCGCCGGGCTGGGCGCCGGAGCGCAGCACGGGCTCGTGGTTGCGCAGGTCGCCGAGGGCGGTGATGGAGACGGTGATGGTGTCGCCGCGCACGACGTCGCCGCCGACCACGGCGGCGCCCGCGACCTGGCATTCGTCGCGGATGCCGTCCATCAGCTCGGTGGGCCAGGTGACCGGCAGCTCGGCCGGGACGACGAGGCCGAGCAGCAGCGCGGTGGGCACGGCGCCCATGGCGGCGATGTCGGCCAGGTTCTGTGCGGCGGCCTTGCGGCCGACGTCGTAGGCGGTGGACCAGTCGCGGCGGAAGTGCCTGCCCTCGAGCAGGATGTCCGTACTGGCCACGACCCGCCGGTCGGGGGCCGACACCACCGCGGCGTCGTCCCCGGGTCCGAGCCGGACCGCCGGGGTGGTGGTGAGCCGTGAGGTGAGCTCCCGAATGAGCCCGAACTCCCCCAGCTCGCCCACAGTGCCCTTCATCGCTGTGCCCCTTCTTGGCAAGTCCGCTTGCGGTCGCGAGCCGTCACAGCTCTGGGTACCGTCAACAGATACGTCAACTTCTGCTCTGCGTACGCCCCGCTGTGCGTGGCGCCGGGCCCCCGGGTCTCCCCGTGGCACGCGGCGACGCGGTACCGTGGCGTCCCTTCGTCCCCGGGCCCGCCCGATCTCCCCGGGCCCATCCGAAGGTTAGGGGAAATGATCCTCGTGGCCGCCCTGGAGGTTCCGTGGTACAGGCGTACATCCTCATCCAGACCGAGGTGGGCAAGGCGTCGGTCGTCGCCGAGTCCATCTCCAAGATCGCGGGGGTGATCCAGGCCGAGGACGTGACGGGGCCGTACGACGTGATCGTGCGCGCCCAGGCCGACACCGTCGACGATCTCGGCCGCATGGTGGTCGCCAAGGTCCAGCAGGTGGAGGGGATCACCCGCACCCTGACCTGCCCGGTGGTCCATCTGTAGCCCCCGTCTAGTCTTGGCCGGTGATGTCTTCGCACCACCGGCCCCTCCGTCTACTGGCCCTGCCCGCCCTGGTGGCGGCCGTGACCCTGGCGGGTTGCGCCCCCGGGGCCTCCGAGGCCCGGGTGACGCCCCCGCCGGCTCCGCCCGCCGGTGTCGCGCAGCTCTGTGCGGCGCTGCACAGGGAGCTCCCGGAGACGGTGTCGGGGCTGGCCCGGTCCGTCACCGCACCGGAGACGGACCTGACCGCCGCGTGGGGCGGCTCGGCGATCGTACTGCGGTGCGGTATCCCCAAGCCCCCCAAGATGGCCGATCCCAAGGCGGACGGCGTCGAGGTCAACGGCGTCGGCTGGCTGGTGGAACAGCCCCCGGAGGGCGGTCTGCGGTTCACCACCACGGGCCGGCTGGCCTACACGGAGGTGTGGATCGACAAGGAGCATGCCACGGACGCGAGCATGCTCGTCGGTCTGTCCGCGGCCGTGGCCGCGTCGGTCCCGGCCGGGATCTCCTCGTACTGATCCGTCCGCCCGCCCGCCCTCCGTCCGCCCCGCGCACACCGCCGCCCGCTGGATCGTTCCAGCGGGCGGTCGGCTGTTCGGGGCGCCGGGTGTGCGGCTAGCGCAGTCCGGTGGAGCGGCGCAGGGCGGCCTGGATCAGCCGGTCCACGAGCTCCGGGTACTCGATGCCCGACTCCTGCCACATCCGCGGGTACATCGAGATCGGCGTGAAACCGGGCATGGTGTTGATCTCGTTGATGACGAAGGTGCCGTCTTCGGTGAGGAAGAAGTCGGCGCGCACCAGGCCCTCGCAGGACGCGGCCTCGAAGGCGTCGATCGCGAGCCGCTGCACCTCGGCGGTCTGCTCCGGGGTGAGCGGGGCGGGGACGAGGCCGGTGGCGGAGTCGATGTACTTCGCCTCGAAGTCGTAGAAGTCGTGGCTGGAGACCGGCGGGATCTCGGCGGGGGCGCTGGCGCGCGGCCCGTCCTCGAACTCCAGGACGCCGCACTCGATCTCGCGGCCGCGCAGCAGCGCCTCCACGATGACCTTCGGGTCGTGGCGGCGGGCCTCGCGGATGGCCTCGTCGAGCCCGGAGGCGTCGTCGACCTTGGTGATGCCGATGGAGGAGCCGGCGCGGGCGGGCTTCACGAACAGCGGCCAGCCGTGCTCGCCGGCGAAGTCGAGGACCTTGGCGGTGGCGGCGGCCTGGTCGGCCTCCCACTCGCGGGGGCGGATGGTCACGTACGGGCCGACGTTCAGCCCGTAGGAGGCGAACACCCGCTTCATGTAGTCCTTGTCCTGGCCGACGGCCGAGGAGAGGACGCCGCAGCCGACGTACGGGATGCCGGAGAGCTCCAGGAGGCCCTGGAGGGTGCCGTCCTCGCCGTAGGGGCCGTGCAGCACGGGGAAGACGACGTCGACCTCGCCCAGTGCCTTGGGGACGGCGCCCGGCTCGGTGTAGACGACCTCGCGGCTGGCGGGGTCGACGGGGAGCACGACGGTGCCGTCCGGGGACTCCGCCAGCGCCTCGACGCTGGGGAGCTGCCGGTCCGCGATGGCCATGCGCTCGGGGGCGTCGGCCGTGAGGGCCCATCGGCCGTCCGTGGTGATGCCGATGGGCAGCACCTCGTACTTGGACCGGTCGATGGAGCGCAGCACGGCGCCCGCGGTGACGACCGAGATGGCGTGCTCCGAGCTGCGGCCGCCGAAGACGACGGCCACGCGGGGCTTGCGGCCCTGCTGCTCAGGGGTCTGGGGGAGGTTCTCGCTGCTCATATCGCCACGAGAGTACCCGCTCAAGCGTCCGGAAAGGTGTCAGTGACGTTCCGGTTTGGCGCTGCGGCCCATCAGTTCCTTCAGCGCGACCAGCGGGGGCTTGCCGTGGTGCACGATCTCGACGACCGTGTCGGTGATCGGCATGTCCACTCCGTACCGGCGTGCCAGATCCGCCACGGACTGGCAGGACTTGACCCCTTCCGCGGTCTGGCGGGTGACCGCGATGGTCTCCTCCAGGGTCATCCCGCGGCCCAGGTTGGTGCCGAAGGTGTGGTTGCGGGAGAGCGGCGAGGAGCAGGTCGCGACGAGGTCGCCGAGGCCGGCGAGGCCGGAGAAGGTGAGCGGGTCGGCGCCCATCGCCAGGCCCAGGCGGGTCGCTTCGGCGAGGCCGCGCGTGATGAGTGAGCCCTTGGTGTTGTCGCCCAGGCCCATGCCGTCCGCGATGCCGACGGCCAGGCCGATGACGTTCTTGACGGCGCCGCCGAGTTCGCAGCCGATGACGTCGGTGCTGGTGTACGGCCGGAAGTAGGGGGTGTGGCAGGCGGCCTGGAGGCGCTGGGCCACGGCCTCGTCCACGCAGGCGACGACGGAGGCGGCGGGCTGCCGGGCGACGATCTCGCGGGCCAGGTTGGGGCCGGTGACGACGGCGACGCGCTCGGCGGGGACCTTGGCCACCTCCTCGATGACCTCGCTCATCCGCTTGGCGGTGCCGAGTTCGATGCCCTTCATCAGGGAGACGAGGACGGTGTCGGGCGCCAGCAGCGGGGCCCACTCGGCGAGGTTGGCGCGCAGGGTCTGGGAGGGGATGGCCAGGACCGCGAAGTCGGCGTCCCGGGCCGCGTCGGCCGCGTCGGTGGTGGCGCGGATGTTCGCGGGGAGTTCGACGCCCGGGAAGTAGTCCGGGTTGGTCCGGCCGGTGTTGATGGCGTCGGCGAGCTCCTGGCGGCGGCCCCACAGGGTCACCTCGCAGCCGGCGTCGGCGAGGACGACGGCGAAGGCCGTGCCCCAGGAGCCGGTTCCGAAGACGGCCGCCTTCACGGGACGTGTCACTTCTTGCCCTCCCCCGCGGCCTTGCGCCGCTGCTCCGCCCTGGCCTTGCGGTGGTCGTACGGCTCGGCGGGCGCCTGCTGGCCCCGCAGCTCCTCCAGGAGCTTGGTGATGTCGGCCATGATGGCCTCGGTGGCGCCCTTGAGGACGTCGGGCGTGGGCTCGCGGTCGTAGAAGGCCGAGAGGTCCACGGGCGGACCGGCGAGGACCTGGAGGGTCTTGCGCGGGAACAGCCGGACCTTGTTCTCCTTGGCGTACGGCGGCATCGCGAGATTGGCGCCCCACTGGGCGACGGGAATGACGGGGGCCTTGGTGATCAGCGCCACGCGGGCGACGCCGGTCTTGCCGGCCATCGGCCACATCTCCGGGTCGCGGGTGAGGGTGCCCTCCGGGTAAAAGGCAACGCATTCACCGCGCTCGACCGCGTCCACGGCGGCCCGGAATGCGTCCAGGGCGTTGGTGGTCTCGCGGTAGACGGGGATCTGTCCGGATCCGCGCAGGATCATGCCGACGAAAGGCACCTTGAAGAGGCCCGCCTTGGCGAGCAGACGAGGCACCCGGCCGGTGTTGTACTGGAAGTGCGCGTAGGAGAGCGGGTCCAGATACGAGTTGTGATTGACAGCGGTGATAAACCCGCCGTCGGCCGGAATGTGGTCCATTCCCCGCCAGTCCCGCCTGAAGAGCACCACCAGCGGCGGTTTTGCGATGACCGCCGCCAGGCGGTACCAGAAGCCGATTCTGCGGCGGGACACTCGGACACCTTCCTCTAGGACCGGTGCGTGGCGTGGGCACCTTGTGGGCCGGACAAGTGTCGCTGCGGGTCCGGCCTCTGTCGAGGACACCGTACGCCCCGCTCGCACCGGGAGGCCCCCCTGCGGTCGCTCGGGGGCGACAATGGGCCGAGTGATGACCGGGCCATGACCTGCCGATGGGTCGGGCGGGTGCCGCAGCGCACCGGAGGGAAGGGGGCCGCCACGAACGCCGCATGGAGCCTGGTGGTCCCGCTGAAGCCCTTGGCGCTGGCCAAGAGCCGGCTCGCGGCGGCCGTCGGGGGGTCCAGGCCCGGGCTGGCGCTGGCCTTCGCCCAGGACACCGTCGCGGGGGCTCTGGCCTGCGCGTCCGTCGCGGATGTGGTGGTCGTCACGGACGACGCCGTGGCGGGTGCGGAGCTGGCGCGGCTGGGGGCGCGGATCCTGCCGGACGCTCCGGGCGCGGGCCTCAACGCCGCGCTGGACCACGGGGCGCGGGTGGTGCGGGCGGGGCGGCCCGGGACGGCGGTGGCCGCGATGAACGCGGACCTGCCGGCCCTGCGGGCGGCGGAATTGCTACGTGTGCTCGATATCGCGGGGAATTTTCCCCGGGCATTTCTGGCGGATGCGGCGGGAATCGGCACCACCTTGCTTTCCGCGGCACCCGACGTGGAATTGGCACCTTCGTTCGGCGGTCCCTCCCGGGCCCGGCATTCGGCATCGGGCGCGGTGGAAATAGCCCTCGCGGACGTGGAGAGCGTGCGCCGCGACGTGGACACCGGGGCGGACCTGCGCACGGCCCTGGCCCTCGGGGTGGGGCGGCACACCGCCCGATACAGTTCCCGTATGCAGGCGACCGCGTACACGTACGACTCCCAGACCCGCAGCGGCAGTGTGCTGCTGGACGACGGCACCCCGGTGCCCTTCGAGGCCGCGGCCTTCGACGCGGGCGGCCTGCGGCTGCTGCGGCCCGGGCAGCGGGTCCGGATCGAGACCGACGGCGAGGGCCCTGCCCTGCGCATCACGCTGGTGACCCTGCAGACCTTCTGACGCCGCCGCCGGGCCCGGCGACGGGCCCGTGACCTGCCGGGGAACGCACCGCGGGCCGGCCTCCCCGAGGGGGAAGCCGGCCCGGCGTGTGTAACCCGTGCCCCTACTTCTTGCGGGCGGTGGTCTTCTTCGCGGTGGCCTTGCGCGTCGCCGTCTTCTTGGCGGGCGCCTTCGTCGCGGTGGCCTTCTTGGCCGCCGGGGCGGTCTTCTTCGCGGTGGCGGTGGTCTTCTTGGCCGCCGTCGCCGTCTTCTTGGCCGGGGTGGCCTTCTTGGCGGTGGCCGCGGCCTTCTTGGCGACCGTGGTCTTCGCCGCGCTCTTCTTGACGGGCGTCGCGGTCTTCTTGGCGACGGCCTTCTTCGCCGGGGTGGCCTTCTTCGCGGCGGCCGTGGTCTTCGCGGCGGCCTTCTTCGCCGTGGTGGCCTTCTTCGCGGCGGCCTTCTTGACCGTGGCGGACGCACCGCCGGTCAGGCTGCCCTTGGGGGCCTTCTTCACGGCGACCTCGTCGCCCTTGGGGAGCTTCTTGGTGCCGCTGACCAGGTCCTTGAAGCCCTGACCCGCGCGGAAGCGGGGGACGGAGGTCTTCTTGACCCGGACGCGCTCACCCGTCTGCGGGTTGCGGGCGTAGCGGGCCGGACGGTCGACCTTCTCGAACGAGCCGAAGCCCGTGACCGAGACCCGGTCGCCCGCGACGACCGCGCGGACCATGGCGTCCAGTACCGCGTCGACGGCGTCCGCGGCCTGCTGGCGGCCACCCAGCTTGTCGGCAATCGCTTCTACGAGCTGCGCCTTGTTCACGTCTTCCCCTTCGGAGACATCGCCAGAACGAATGTGTTCAAGCTTATTTCGCACGTTAGGCGGATATATACCGCAAATCAAACACGAAACGGGCTAATCACCCTAGTGCCGCAACGATGTAGGCCGTTACGGAGTTCCTTCGCATCAGTCGCCTTCAGGGAATCGACCCTCGTCGAGGTCCTTCATCAACCTGTCCAGGCGCCTTGCCGCGTCGGCGAGATCGTGCTTCGCCGCGGCGGTGACGACCAACAGCTTCCGGGACAGCGTCATCCTTACGCCCTCCGGGACTTGCAGTGCGCGCACCCTTGCGTGTGCTTCTTTCAACCGGTCCGCGACGAGCTCGTAGAGCTCGAGTTGACTGTCGCGTTCCATGCACAGATTGTGCCATCTGGGGCGAGTTGTCGCCTCACGGGGCCTCAACATACGGCTGTGCCCCCCGCCGGAAGGCGGGGGGCACGGTGTTGTCGATGTGATCACCCGAGGGTGAATAAGCGCTGATCAGGCAGGAATCAGTGCTGAATGGTGCTCGGCTTGAAGGCCGGGCGGCCGCTTTCGTACGCGTCGATGTCGGCTTCGTTCTGAAGGGTGAGGGAGATGTCGTCCAGGCCCTCCAGCAGACGCCAGCGGGCGTTGTCGTCGAGCTCGAACTCCGCCTCGATCCCCTCGGCTCGGACCTTGCGGTCGACCAGGTCGACGGTGACCTCGGCGGTGGGGTCGGCCTCGGTCAGCTCCCACAGCCGGTCGACGGTCTCCTGCGGCAGGACGACGGTCAGCAGACCGTTCTTCAGCGAGTTGCCGCGGAAGATGTCGGCGAAGCGGGAGGAGATGACCGTCTTGAAGCCGAAGTTCTGCAGGGCCCAGACGGCGTGTTCGCGCGAGGAGCCGGTGCCGAAGTCGGGACCGGCGACCAGGACGGTCGCGCCGGCCCGCTCGGGGCGGTTGGTGACGAACTGCGGGTCCTTGCGCCAGGCCTCGAAGAGCCCGTCCTCGAACCCGTCGCGGGTGATCTTCTTCAGCCAGTGGGCCGGGATGATCTGGTCGGTGTCGACGTTGCTGCGGCGCAGCGGAACGGCCCGGCCGGTGTGGGTGGTGAAGGCTTCCATGGTTCAGACTCCGGCGGTCGCGTCGGCGGCGGACAGGTCGGCGGGCGAGGCCAGATGGCCCAGTACCGCGGTGGCGGCGGCCACCTGCGGGGAGACCAGGTGGGTGCGCCCGCCCTTGCCCTGCCGGCCCTCGAAGTTGCGGTTGGAGGTGGACGCGGAACGCTCACCGGGGGCCAGTTGGTCGGGGTTCATGCCCAGGCACATCGAGCAGCCCGCGTGCCGCCATTCGGCGCCGGCCTCCTTGAAGACCTTGTCCAGACCCTCCTCCACGGCCTGCAGGGCGACCCGGACCGAGCCCGGAACGACCAGCATCCGTACGCCGTCGGCGACTTTGCGGCCCTCGATGATGCCGGCGACGGCGCGCAGGTCCTCGATGCGGCCGTTGGTGCAGGAACCTACGAAGACGGTGTCGACCTTGATCTCGCGCAGCGGCTGTCCGGCCGTCAACCCCATGTACTCCAGGGCCTTTTCGGCGGCCAGGCGCTCCGAAGCGTCCTCGTACGAAGCCGGGTCGGGGACGCTGGCCGACAGCGGCGCGCCCTGGCCCGGGTTGGTGCCCCAGGTGACGAACGGGGACAGCGAGGCGCCGTCGATGACGACCTCGGCGTCGAAGACGGCGTCGTCGTCGGTGCGCAGCGTCTTCCAGTAGGCGACCGCCGCGTCCCAGTCCTCGCCCTTGGGGGCGTGGTCGCGGCCCTCCAGGTAGTCGAAGGTGGTCTGGTCGGGGGCGATCATGCCCGCGCGGGCGCCGGCCTCGATCGACATGTTGCAGATGGTCATGCGGGCTTCCATCGAGAGCTTCTCGACGGCCTCGCCGCGGTACTCCAGGACGTAGCCCTGACCGCCGCCGGTGCCGATCCTGGCGATGATCGCCAGGATCAGGTCCTTGGCGGTGACGCCCTCGGCCAGCTCGCCGGTGACGGTGATGGCCATCGTCTTCGGGCGGGCCAGCGGCAGCGTCTGGGTGGCCAGCACGTGCTCGACCTGGCTGGTGCCGATGCCGAAGGCCAGCGCGCCGAAGGCGCCGTGCGTGGACGTGTGCGAGTCGCCGCAGACCACGGTGGTGCCCGGCTGGGTCAGGCCCAGCTGGGGACCCACGACGTGGACGACACCCTGCTCGACGTCACCCAGCGAGTGCAGGCGGACACCGAACTCGGCGCAGTTCTTGCGCAGCGTCTCCAGCTGGGCCCGGGAGACGGGGTCGGCGATCGGCTTGTCGATGTCGAGGGTGGGGGTGTTGTGGTCCTCGGTCGCGATGGTGAGGTCCAGGCGGCGGACCTTGCGGCCGGCCTGACGCAGACCTTCGAAGGCCTGCGGGCTGGTCACCTCGTGCAGCAGGTGGAGATCAATGAAGAGGAGATCGGGCTCGCCCTCGGCGCGCCGGACGACGTGGTCGTCCCAGACCTTCTCCGCGAGTGTCCTACCCATCGCTTTCCCTCCGGCCGGCCGGTCGGGCCGGCGCTTATGTAGAGATGTGGTGCGCCTGATCGCCCGCTACCCCACCCGCGGAACGACGGCTCGGACCCAGTGGTTCGTGGACCCGCACATACAGACTCGCTCGTTCTTGGAAAATTTGAACTTGCGTTTCACAGTGTGAGACGTGAATATCGTTTCATGGACAACTCTAGCGGCGTCGGCGTTCTCGACAAGGCAGCTCTGGTATTGAGCGCACTGGAGTCCGGTCCGGCCACCCTCGCCGGGCTGGTCGCGGCGACAGGGCTCGCACGACCCACGGCACACCGACTGGCCGTGGCACTGGAACACCACCGGATGGTGGCCAGGGACATGCAGGGCCGGTTCATCCTCGGCCCGCGGCTGGCAGAGCTTGCCGCCGCGGCCGGCGAGGACCGCCTGCTGGCGACGGCCGGACCGGTGCTCACGCACCTCCGTGACGTGACGGGCGAGAGCGCGCAGCTCTACCGCCGTCAGGGAGACATGCGCATCTGCGTGGCGGCCGCCGAGCGGCTGTCGGGCCTGCGGGACACCGTCCCGGTGGGCTCCACGCTCCCGATGAAGGCGGGCTCGGCCGCGCAGATCCTGATGGCCTGGGAGGAGCCCGAGCGGCTCCACCGCGGCCTGCAGGGCGCGCGCTTCACGGCCACGGCCCTGTCCGGCGTACGCCGCCGCGGCTGGGCCCAGTCGATCGGCGAGCGGGAGCCCGGCGTGGCGTCCGTCTCGGCGCCCGTACGGGGCCCCTCGAACCGCGTGG contains these protein-coding regions:
- the rpmB gene encoding 50S ribosomal protein L28 is translated as MAANCDVCAKGPSFGNNISHSHRRTSRRWNPNIQRVRAVVNGTPKRLNACTSCIKAGKVSR
- the thiD gene encoding bifunctional hydroxymethylpyrimidine kinase/phosphomethylpyrimidine kinase, with product MSLAGAAPPLCLTVAGSDSGGGAGIQADLKTMLALGVHGMSVVTAVTAQNSLGVKGAWELPAEAVTAQYRAVADDIGVHAVKTGMLSSAVLVETVAELLAGTPAPAVVDPVGVSKHGDALLAASALDAVRRELLPRATVATPNLDEVAQLTGLAVETEDDMRRAADAVLGYGPRWALIKGGHLAAHGDEAVDLLSDGSRELWLRAPRHDNRHTHGTGCTLASAIAAGLAKGLDVPEAVTAAKEYVTGAIAAGFALGGGIGPVDHAWRWR
- a CDS encoding thiamine-phosphate kinase; this encodes MKGTVGELGEFGLIRELTSRLTTTPAVRLGPGDDAAVVSAPDRRVVASTDILLEGRHFRRDWSTAYDVGRKAAAQNLADIAAMGAVPTALLLGLVVPAELPVTWPTELMDGIRDECQVAGAAVVGGDVVRGDTITVSITALGDLRNHEPVLRSGAQPGDVVAVTGWLGWSAAGFAVLSRGFRSPRAFVEAHRRPEPPYHAGPAAAGLGATAMTDVSDGLIADLGHIAEASKVRIDLRSGAVDIPTQMHDIGQAVGVDPLQWVLTGGEDHAIVATFPPDVKLPARWKVIGSVQHRSALPQVTVDGAPWTSTGGWDHFGADPADGETA
- a CDS encoding Lrp/AsnC ligand binding domain-containing protein, with protein sequence MVQAYILIQTEVGKASVVAESISKIAGVIQAEDVTGPYDVIVRAQADTVDDLGRMVVAKVQQVEGITRTLTCPVVHL
- a CDS encoding DUF3515 family protein; this encodes MSSHHRPLRLLALPALVAAVTLAGCAPGASEARVTPPPAPPAGVAQLCAALHRELPETVSGLARSVTAPETDLTAAWGGSAIVLRCGIPKPPKMADPKADGVEVNGVGWLVEQPPEGGLRFTTTGRLAYTEVWIDKEHATDASMLVGLSAAVAASVPAGISSY
- a CDS encoding D-alanine--D-alanine ligase family protein, yielding MSSENLPQTPEQQGRKPRVAVVFGGRSSEHAISVVTAGAVLRSIDRSKYEVLPIGITTDGRWALTADAPERMAIADRQLPSVEALAESPDGTVVLPVDPASREVVYTEPGAVPKALGEVDVVFPVLHGPYGEDGTLQGLLELSGIPYVGCGVLSSAVGQDKDYMKRVFASYGLNVGPYVTIRPREWEADQAAATAKVLDFAGEHGWPLFVKPARAGSSIGITKVDDASGLDEAIREARRHDPKVIVEALLRGREIECGVLEFEDGPRASAPAEIPPVSSHDFYDFEAKYIDSATGLVPAPLTPEQTAEVQRLAIDAFEAASCEGLVRADFFLTEDGTFVINEINTMPGFTPISMYPRMWQESGIEYPELVDRLIQAALRRSTGLR
- a CDS encoding NAD(P)H-dependent glycerol-3-phosphate dehydrogenase, whose amino-acid sequence is MTRPVKAAVFGTGSWGTAFAVVLADAGCEVTLWGRRQELADAINTGRTNPDYFPGVELPANIRATTDAADAARDADFAVLAIPSQTLRANLAEWAPLLAPDTVLVSLMKGIELGTAKRMSEVIEEVAKVPAERVAVVTGPNLAREIVARQPAASVVACVDEAVAQRLQAACHTPYFRPYTSTDVIGCELGGAVKNVIGLAVGIADGMGLGDNTKGSLITRGLAEATRLGLAMGADPLTFSGLAGLGDLVATCSSPLSRNHTFGTNLGRGMTLEETIAVTRQTAEGVKSCQSVADLARRYGVDMPITDTVVEIVHHGKPPLVALKELMGRSAKPERH
- a CDS encoding lysophospholipid acyltransferase family protein produces the protein MSRRRIGFWYRLAAVIAKPPLVVLFRRDWRGMDHIPADGGFITAVNHNSYLDPLSYAHFQYNTGRVPRLLAKAGLFKVPFVGMILRGSGQIPVYRETTNALDAFRAAVDAVERGECVAFYPEGTLTRDPEMWPMAGKTGVARVALITKAPVIPVAQWGANLAMPPYAKENKVRLFPRKTLQVLAGPPVDLSAFYDREPTPDVLKGATEAIMADITKLLEELRGQQAPAEPYDHRKARAEQRRKAAGEGKK
- a CDS encoding HU family DNA-binding protein, coding for MNKAQLVEAIADKLGGRQQAADAVDAVLDAMVRAVVAGDRVSVTGFGSFEKVDRPARYARNPQTGERVRVKKTSVPRFRAGQGFKDLVSGTKKLPKGDEVAVKKAPKGSLTGGASATVKKAAAKKATTAKKAAAKTTAAAKKATPAKKAVAKKTATPVKKSAAKTTVAKKAAATAKKATPAKKTATAAKKTTATAKKTAPAAKKATATKAPAKKTATRKATAKKTTARKK
- the leuD gene encoding 3-isopropylmalate dehydratase small subunit is translated as MEAFTTHTGRAVPLRRSNVDTDQIIPAHWLKKITRDGFEDGLFEAWRKDPQFVTNRPERAGATVLVAGPDFGTGSSREHAVWALQNFGFKTVISSRFADIFRGNSLKNGLLTVVLPQETVDRLWELTEADPTAEVTVDLVDRKVRAEGIEAEFELDDNARWRLLEGLDDISLTLQNEADIDAYESGRPAFKPSTIQH
- the leuC gene encoding 3-isopropylmalate dehydratase large subunit, with the translated sequence MGRTLAEKVWDDHVVRRAEGEPDLLFIDLHLLHEVTSPQAFEGLRQAGRKVRRLDLTIATEDHNTPTLDIDKPIADPVSRAQLETLRKNCAEFGVRLHSLGDVEQGVVHVVGPQLGLTQPGTTVVCGDSHTSTHGAFGALAFGIGTSQVEHVLATQTLPLARPKTMAITVTGELAEGVTAKDLILAIIARIGTGGGQGYVLEYRGEAVEKLSMEARMTICNMSIEAGARAGMIAPDQTTFDYLEGRDHAPKGEDWDAAVAYWKTLRTDDDAVFDAEVVIDGASLSPFVTWGTNPGQGAPLSASVPDPASYEDASERLAAEKALEYMGLTAGQPLREIKVDTVFVGSCTNGRIEDLRAVAGIIEGRKVADGVRMLVVPGSVRVALQAVEEGLDKVFKEAGAEWRHAGCSMCLGMNPDQLAPGERSASTSNRNFEGRQGKGGRTHLVSPQVAAATAVLGHLASPADLSAADATAGV
- the ndgR gene encoding IclR family transcriptional regulator NdgR translates to MDNSSGVGVLDKAALVLSALESGPATLAGLVAATGLARPTAHRLAVALEHHRMVARDMQGRFILGPRLAELAAAAGEDRLLATAGPVLTHLRDVTGESAQLYRRQGDMRICVAAAERLSGLRDTVPVGSTLPMKAGSAAQILMAWEEPERLHRGLQGARFTATALSGVRRRGWAQSIGEREPGVASVSAPVRGPSNRVVASVSVSGPIERLTRHPGRMHAQAVIDAAARLTEALRRSG